A stretch of the Pan troglodytes isolate AG18354 chromosome 20, NHGRI_mPanTro3-v2.0_pri, whole genome shotgun sequence genome encodes the following:
- the ECSIT gene encoding evolutionarily conserved signaling intermediate in Toll pathway, mitochondrial isoform X1 has product MSWVQATLLARGLCRAWGGTCGATLTGTSISQVPRQLPRGLHCSAAAHSSEQSLVPSPPEPRQRPTKALVPFEDLFGQAPSGERDKASFLQTVQKFAEHSVRKRGHIDFIYLALRKMREYGVERDLAVYNQLLNIFPKEVFRPRNIIQRIFVHYPRQQECGIAVLEQMENHGVMPNKETEFLLIQIFGRKSYPMLKLVRLKLWFPRFMNINPFPVPRDLPQDPVELAMFGLRHMEPDLSARVTIYQVPLPKDSTGAADPPQPHIIGIQSPDQQAALARHNPARPVFVEGPFSLWLRNKCVYYHILRADLLPPEEREVEETPEEWNLYYPMQLDLEYVRSGWDDYEFDINEVEEGPVFAMCMAGAHDQATMAKWIQGLQETNPTLAQIPVVFRLAGSTRELQTSSAGLEEPPLPEDHQEEDDNLQRQQQGQS; this is encoded by the exons gtcCCTCGCCAGCTCCCTCGGGGCCTCCACTGCAGCGCAGCTGCCCATAGCTCTGAACAGTCCCTGGTTCCCAGCCCACCGGAACCCCGGCAGAGGCCCACCAAGGCTCTGGTGCCCTTTGAGGACCTGTTTGGGCAGGCGCCTAGTGGGGAACGGGACAAGGCGAGCTTCCTGCAGACGGTGCAGAAATTTGCGGAGCACAGCGTGCGTAAGCGGGGCCACATTGACTTCATCTACCTGGCCCTGCGCAAGATGCGGGAGTATGGTGTCGAGCGGGACCTGGCTGTGTACAACCAGCTGCTCAACATCTTCCCCAAGGAGGTCTTCCGGCCTCGCAACATCATCCAGCGCATCTTCGTCCACTACCCTCGGCAGCAGGAGTGTGGGATTGCTGTCCTGGAGCAGATGGAGAACCACG GTGTGATGCCCAACAAGGAGACGGAGTTCCTGCTGATTCAGATATTTGGACGCAAAAGCTACCCCATGCTCAAGTTGGTGCGCCTGAAGCTGTGGTTCCCTCGATTCATGAACATCAACCCCTTCCCAGTGCCCCGGGACCTGCCCCAGGACCCTGTGGAGCTGGCCATGTTTGGCCTGCGGCACATGGAGCCTGACCTTAGTGCCAGGGTCACCATCTACCAG GTTCCTTTGCCCAAAGACTCAACAGGTGCAGCAGATCCCCCCCAGCCCCACATCATAG GAATCCAGAGTCCCGATCAGCAGGCCGCCCTGGCCCGCCACAATCCAGCCCGGCCTGTCTTTGTTGAGGGCCCCTTCTCCCTGTGGCTCCGCAACAAGTGTGTGTATTACCACATCCTCAGAGCTGACTTGCTGCCCCCGGAGGAGAGG GAAGTGGAAGAGACGCCGGAGGAGTGGAACCTCTACTACCCGATGCAGCTGGACCTGGAGTATGTGAGGAGTGGCTGGGACGACTACGAGTTTGACATCAATGAAG TGGAGGAAGGCCCTGTCTTCGCCATGTGCATGGCGGGTGCTCATGACCAGGCGACGATGGCTAAGTGGATCCAGGGCCTGCAGGAGACCAACCCAACCCTGGCCCAGATCCCCGTGGTCTTCCGCCTCGCCGGGTCCACCCGGGAGCTCCAGACATCCTCTGCAGGGCTGGAGGAGCCGCCCCTGCCCGAGGACCACCAGGAAGAAGACGACAACCTGCAGCGACAGCAGCAGGGCCAGAGCTAG